ACCAATTCAAAATTTATGGAAGTGGAAGAATTACTTCCGGCAAAAGCCAATATAAAGGACATAGTATACCTTATGAAGTTGAAGGACTAAAATAGTCCAAAAGCCGTTGAGTTACCAGTAATTTATCTAATTTCGCAGCTTAAAAGATCCAATTCCACTGTAAATTAAGTATATAGGGTATTTAAGTTTCTTTATGGACAAACGGAGTACAAGGTTGTTTTTTATAGACGCTATTAGGGCTTGGGCTATTTTAATGATGCTTCAAGGCCATTTTATAGATGGGCTGCTAGACCCCATCTATCGGGATAGTTCCAATACCGTGTATACTATATGGAAATATTTTAGGGGGATAACGGCACCGGTATTTTTTACGGTTTCGGGATTTATCTTCACTTATCTGCTAATAAAGGTTCCACAGACAGGCTGGAATAATCCTCGGGTAAAAAAAGGAATCAAAAGAGGATTGCAATTATTGTTCTTTGGCTATCTACTACGATCGAATCTTTTTGGGCTTTTCAAAGGGGAAATTTACAGCTCCTTTTTATTGGTAGATGTTCTGCATTGCATCGGGCTTTCCATCTTGAGTATCATTGCTATGTACCTCCTCACGACAAAATTGAACAAATGGTTATTTCCATTGGTTCTTCTGTCATGTACCCTAGTACTCTTTATTTTTGAACCGATATACAAGGGATTTGATTATAATGGTCTCCCAATATGGCTTGCCAATTATTTCACAAAGGCCAATGGTTCCGTATTTACCATAATACCTTGGTTGGGCTATGCTACCGTAGGCGCATTTATATCAATTATTTTCTCAAGATTTAAGGAAAACAACTATTTATATCCTGTTGCCATACCCGTGTTTGCCGTAAGCGGAATTGTATTGATGTGGCTTTCCTCCCCATTGTTTGACCTCTTGTACAGCATCACCGGCCTACAGTTATTCTTTGATATTTCATCCAATAATTATTTGTTTATCAGACTAGGGGATGTTTTGGTAGTATTCTCCATTTTTATGCTATTTAGGCGCTTTTTAACCAACCAAACAGGACTACGTCTTGGTCAAAGTACATTATCCATTTATATCATCCACTTTATAATCCTTTATGGAAGTTTTACCGGGTTTGGACTCTACCGCTTTTTCCATCATTCCTTGGGCCCATGGCCGACAGTTTTAGGAGCCTTAGGTTTCATGTTGATCTGTTCCTATTTAGCCCTAAAATTTGAGGACCATAAACCGTGGATAAAGGAAGGTTTCAATCGATTCATCTGTATTCTTAGACTTCAAACCGAACGCTTTGCCGTTGTAAGTTTTAATATACTTAGAACGTTGACCTATCGATTGGTTCAGTTATTGGGATTACAGAAAAATTAATAATCCATTCCCTATAAGTACAATTTGTAAGTTTTATCCATTACTATCTAAAAATAAAAAGGCCGCTCATGTGAGCGGCCTTTTACTTATAATATAGCATTCTTATACATGTAATGCGCGATCATCGGTTGCCGCTAAAGCCGCTTCCTTCACCGCTTCCGCATAAGTTGGATGTGCATGGCTCATGCGGGAAATATCCTCGGCTGAAGCCCTAAATTCCATAGCCGTTACGGCTTCGGTAATCAAATCGGCACAACGTGCCCCGATCATATGGACTCCCAAAACTTCATCGGTCTTCTTATCGGCCAATATCTTTACGAATCCGTCAATATCCATACTCGCTCGCGCACGACCTAAGGCCCTCATAGGGAATTGACCTACTTTATAGTCCACTCCGTCCTCCTTTAGTTCCTCTTCCGTTTTACCAACGGCGGCGACTTCTGGCCATGTGTATACTACTCCAGGAATTAGATTATAATCAATATGCGGTTTTTGACCTGCCAACTGTTCAGCTACCAAAGTACCTTCTTCTTCAGCTTTGTGTGCGAGCATGGCTCCTTTGACCACATCACCAATGGCATATATATTGTCCACATTGGTTTTAAGATGTGCATCTACCTCAACCCTGCCCCTATCGTCCATTTTCACACCTGCCGCTTCCAGATTTAAGCCATCAGTATATGGTTTTCTCCCCACGGAAACCAAACAATAGTCACCTTCAAAAGTCACTTCCTGCCCTTTTTTATCATCGGCCTTAACCGTAACTTTATCTCCTTTCCGCTCTACGGATTTTACCTTGTGAGACAAGGCAAACTTGATTTTCTGTTTTTTCAAGACCTTCATGAGTTCCTTGGAAAGCGCGCCGTCCATTCCCGGAATAATTCGGTCCATATACTCTACCACGGTCACATCCGATCCTAGTCTGCTATAGACCTGACCAAGTTCCAAACCAAT
This window of the Maribacter cobaltidurans genome carries:
- the lpdA gene encoding dihydrolipoyl dehydrogenase, which codes for MNQYDVAIIGSGPGGYVAAIRCAQLGMKTAIIEKYSTLGGTCLNVGCIPSKALLDSSHHYADAINHFEEHGIEIPGEVKVNLEQMIARKQGVVDQTTKGIQFLMDKNKIDVYEGIGSFKDATHVNIKKNDGKTETIEAKNIIIATGSKPSSLPFIKIDKERVITSTEALKLKEIPKHMIVIGGGVIGLELGQVYSRLGSDVTVVEYMDRIIPGMDGALSKELMKVLKKQKIKFALSHKVKSVERKGDKVTVKADDKKGQEVTFEGDYCLVSVGRKPYTDGLNLEAAGVKMDDRGRVEVDAHLKTNVDNIYAIGDVVKGAMLAHKAEEEGTLVAEQLAGQKPHIDYNLIPGVVYTWPEVAAVGKTEEELKEDGVDYKVGQFPMRALGRARASMDIDGFVKILADKKTDEVLGVHMIGARCADLITEAVTAMEFRASAEDISRMSHAHPTYAEAVKEAALAATDDRALHV
- a CDS encoding heparan-alpha-glucosaminide N-acetyltransferase domain-containing protein is translated as MDKRSTRLFFIDAIRAWAILMMLQGHFIDGLLDPIYRDSSNTVYTIWKYFRGITAPVFFTVSGFIFTYLLIKVPQTGWNNPRVKKGIKRGLQLLFFGYLLRSNLFGLFKGEIYSSFLLVDVLHCIGLSILSIIAMYLLTTKLNKWLFPLVLLSCTLVLFIFEPIYKGFDYNGLPIWLANYFTKANGSVFTIIPWLGYATVGAFISIIFSRFKENNYLYPVAIPVFAVSGIVLMWLSSPLFDLLYSITGLQLFFDISSNNYLFIRLGDVLVVFSIFMLFRRFLTNQTGLRLGQSTLSIYIIHFIILYGSFTGFGLYRFFHHSLGPWPTVLGALGFMLICSYLALKFEDHKPWIKEGFNRFICILRLQTERFAVVSFNILRTLTYRLVQLLGLQKN